From the genome of Plutella xylostella chromosome 31, ilPluXylo3.1, whole genome shotgun sequence:
atggaatatcatatcatatatagaatatcataataaaattaatttaattacttagtgACTATATTTAGTTCTTCgtgtttcaattttatttatttttttgcacctttctacttgttttcttgtacctcctgcaggttggctggtagaaaatgcttttagcattaagtccaccttttgtacacttatgttatatttgtgcaataaagtattaaataaataaataaatatgaccTTAGTGACTTAGTGTCataaagtgtcaatatctctaAAACGATCGAATTTTGACTAAGGTcatattttgatattctgGCCACTCATGAGCTGGTCTATCAGCCCTCCAACTgattttgggacaccctgtatacatgacgcaggcatctggttgaatctcctttttgattgaatcaCTAGCTCGTTCACTgaatgacgctattcagttgtatgactaggctgAATGTTGATTgaacaagcgtcacaaaacgtccaactagttagcggattTTAACGTAGCCGTTTGAACTAGGTACTGGCAGTCTTTATGGACTTAAAATGCTTTGCAGAAAAATTTACAGGATGTGCTATACTTCTTCGTATTCTAAGGTGTCACCgatgaaaaacaataaaaaagtatttaaaaaatggttagttttaaatattttgctttaaaacatacattttggcaaaaacctaaaaaaaaacttaaaatggaaaaaactcagaaatggttgactttcggataatgcattatggggttcaatcgactggagaTGCTTTCGTCTATAACCCaattaaaggaatacatcgacttaccaatcaccctgtatatagatGACACCAAAGATTTACCAATATTCACTCACCCTTTATTTTCCTTGCGTGTCAGTGTCGTGAATGTTCAGACCCAAAAACGAACTATAACTAAggacaaattaataaaatcacataggtatacttatgttaacatatatatttgtataatacaaAAACGTATATGTCCAGTTACTCAAACCGGATTGTTTTTGTTGTTCCAAATCCAGTGTTCGTAGGCAGACACACGGGTGCCCACTCCTGAGTAGGCGTAAGAGCAGGTACGGGTAAACATGACCACTCCCACGAGCAAGCCGTCGTGGTACATCGGGCCGCCCGTGCCGCCCCTGCAGGCGACCTCTTTGTCCCACTCCAGGATCCCGAAGCAGATCATTACCGGCGTGACATCCTCGCTGTGGCGCCTGCACTCCACAAAGCTCACCGTGGTGACCGTCACCTCACGCAGCACCAGCGAGAAGTCCTGGTCAGGCTGCAGGCGGAAAGGAAGGGTCAGCAACAGTGGAATCAGTACTTAGGTTATATTGCTATCTCAACATCCTCAGACAGTCACTGCTTGGGATATTGGGTTTAAGACTCTTtaataacaaattattttatctttctATTACCTGCACAAATTCTGGCCAACCCTTACACAGAATATGCTCTCACATATGCACTCACATAATGATAAGTTTTTGTCGGTTGATATTTTTCAGAAAAAAACTAGGAgcaattaagaaaaatgttaaacgtaattatataaataactacctactagggcatgcaataccgggatcccgtaATACTGGGATCTcggacaaaattcacgcttttttcacTACCGGTATTGAAGAAATACCGGAATCGAactttttaggctataaataaagcgattaagatatagttagccttgtgttcctatatcttacgaaagcgcacttgtttccaaccgtttaatgcagttttcggacgTTGGAAATAATGCGCAAACGCACAccgtatgtaaaaaaaatattattctaaaaTTTGAACCGTAATAATCAACTAATCAactctcgtaaaaatctattacaaaatacagaattttattgctttttctTGTCCTATACGgcctttaaacacaatatgcaatttattacaaggaagtctaataccgggatcccggtattgggTTGTTATACTGGAACTCAATACCGATATTGAAAATTaatccggtattgcatgccctattACCTACCCTTTTTGTGTGTCacgaaattattaatatttcattggttttgctatttttgtttttctaaaacattacATTACCTAAAGTGTAATTtaatttctattttaattacatgtcataataatattattttcaaactgttaattataatacttttgttattgtttaatttacaattaagaaaaacaaatgatttggcatgtaaaacaaatcattataatttaggttgttaatttatctgactgttgcttttttataaaagtatatttgaatTGTAAGTGTTTTAAAAGACACTTTTGATACCcaaaaatagcaaaaccaagcatttaaaataaattcccgtttcccggaattcccggGAAGTCTTGAAAacggaatttattttaaatgcttggttttgctattttcgggtattaaaagtctattaaaacacttacaattaaatcaaatatacttttatcactcgtataggtagaaaaaagcaacagtcagataaatgaacaaccaaaattataacgatttgttttacataccaaatcatttgtttttcttaattgcaaaataaacaataactaaggtattataattaactagctgttcccgcgcgcttcgcttcgccttaaaaagttttcccgtgggaattccgggataaaaagtagcctatgttctttcccagggtctagaccgtaagtataccaaatttcattcaaatccgttcagtagttttggcgtgaaagagtaacagacagacagacagacagacagacagacagacagacagacagacagacacagttactttcgcatttataataatagttaggataacagtttgaaaataatattagtatgacataattataattaaaatagaacattaattacacttgaggtaatgttttagaaaaaattATAGATTCAACGATTTATCCCTCaacctacttcttattttgttttttttatatgcgttagtaattttataaaaaataaacgcgAACACAAAACGgggacataaaaaaaatatgacaggcgTCACACTAGCGTTAGCTTTTACATACTATTTGGTCACATATTTAAAAGCCGATCAATTATTTGGTTTTAGGTAGGCGGTAGGACCAACAGacaaataaagatgaaaatattgaatcaggaagaggtgaaacaaggtgatgtagatgagtcatttatttaaaataaattaaacaaatttaaGACAAAACCGAGTTTCTGATCGAAGACGACAAGCCTGccgataattttttttggtttaaggttgaggaaacagataaataaagatgaaaatatagcatagaatcgataaaaaatcgaacccgggaattcccgggaatgcaatttttttcccggttTCGGGAAGGACGGTGTCAATTAGGGAAAAGAAACCCtaattgacattgacattgacattaatattgacattgacattgacattgacattgacattgacattgacattgacattgacattgacattgacattgacattgacatcgACATTGACATCGACATCGACATCGACATCGACATCGACATCGACATCGACATCGACATCGACATCGACATCGACATCGACATCGACATCGACATCGACATCGACATCGACATCGACATCGACATCGACATCGACATCGACATCGACATCGACATCGACATCGACATCGACATCGACATCGACATCGACATCGACATCGACATCGACATCGACATCGACATCGACATCGACATCGACATCGACATCGACATCGACATCGACATCGACATCGACATCGACATCGACATCGACATCGACATCGACATCGACATCGACATCGACATCGACATCGACATCGACATCGACATCGACATCGACAtcgacattgacattgacacccgggaaacgggaattaattttaaatgcttggtgttgctatttttgtttttctaaaACTGTTGAGTTCATTTTCTAGTAGCAAATAAACCATCAATAAGAACGCACGCTGCTCATCATTTCTCCACCTTTAAAATACAGTGACATAGTAAAATCAACCTAATTAACACCCACAAAATGGTCGTTATCGAGCCGAATCAAAGTTGTTTACTACAAATTCGCCGGTAACCAGCCCGGCTGAGAACAAAAGAATTCTTATCTATCGTCGAGGGAAGTCGAGAAAACAAGTgttaaaattcaaataaaattaaagtaatgCAAGTGTGGACATTAATTTAAACAGTGTTAACTTATGGACTAACCAGTGCTTAAAAACGAAACCTAAAGAACTAAATACCTAATCAAAGTGTGTATTAGTACGCTAAGTGAATAACTATTATAAGAATTGACTTTGTGAACGTGTTGAACATTAAAATAGTgcgatatacttacctaacacTTTGGACTAtcaaacgtaaatatagtgtTTATTCAAAATGGAAGCGGAAAAGGAACTATTGCAAATTttagaagataaaatatcaATGTTTCAAAAAGTGTTAGTTAATTTCAAGAAATGTCCTAGGGCTAGGCTTACGAAAGGTTACATTACCGTGAGACTACAAACTATTCAAGAATATTGGCGAGACTTTACGAATGCACATTTGGCCCTAACtagaaaagtacctaaacAAAATAGACAGAATTACCCGTACTTTGCAAACGACGAGTACTACGAAGTTGAAGAATTATACTTGGGTTTACAAGCGGATTTGACTGACTTATTATCCGAGTGCTCGCCGTCAGCCACCAGCCGGCAGTCAGCAGGCGCAGCCAGCACCAACATGGAGGCCGCTGACGCGTCGCAGGTCAAGCTACCAAGGATACAGCTGCCTACATTCTCAGGGTCTTACGAAGAGTTCCCGGCCTTCAAGGATTTGTTTACATCATTGGTAGACAACAATGTTACACTTAGCAATGTCCAAAAGTTACACTACTTGAAGAGTAGCATCAAAGGAGAACCAGAGTCGTTACTGAAGCACATGCAAGTTGTAGAATGCAATTACGAACCAGCGTGGAAACTGTTACAAGAACGATACAACAATATGAGACTTATTACCAACTCTGTGTTGAAGCGATTATTTAACCAAAGGAAGATCTCTGCACCTACAGCTGACAACATTCGTTCACTCTTAGACACAACTAATGATTGTCTAAACAGCCTGAGAAACCTAAGCATATCAACTGATTCTTGGGATCCAGTCATCATATTTCTGGTCATTCAGAAGTTGGACCCAGAGTCACATCAAGAATGGGAACAATCAGCTTTCAATGGAAACAGCGCAGAACTACCTAAGTGGACGGAGTTATCAAGATTCTTAGAAACTAAATATCGAACACTGGAGCTAGTTAACCCACCACAGAGACAGAAGATAATACAGAGCCAAAACAGAGAAAGAGAATACAAAGTTCATGTTTCTACGGACACCAACAGTAACAATAACTATAAGAACAAGGAGAAATGCTGCTCAATGTGCAAAGAAAACCACACCTTATGTCATTGTAGAGAGTTCATATCAAAGGTACCAAGAGAGAGATGCGAGTTCGTGAAAAGCAATCAACTATGTTTCAATTGTTTGGCCCCAGGACATTCAGCTTTTAGATGTCGACTCAGAATGTTCTGCCGAGTATGTAAGAAGCGTCATCACACGCTACTGCATGAAACCTATCAACCAAACAATGTAGAATGTCACCATGATACAGCTACCAACGAGAACAACAACATCAATGAACCAGTCTCAGAGTTATCAACCAACATAGCAACCAACACGTCTACTGCGCTCCTGGCTACAGCCCTAGTACCAGTGAGAGATGAATCATCAGGACGTGTCACCATGTTAAGAGCACTAATCGACAATGGATCACAAGCAAGTTTTATTAGTGAGAGAGCCGCCCAGTTACTTAAGCTGAAGAGGATACCCTGCAATGGTACAATCACTGGCGTCGGCACAACAAAGACAACAGTCAAACACGTAGCACAAATTGAGGTTCTTTCAAGCCAAGATAACAAATTCAGCCTCAAATTGAAAGTTTATGTAATGCCTACGCGTTTAACATCACAATTACCAACGAGAGTTATCTCTGAACGCACCTGGTCACACATCCATGGTATAGCTTTAGCTGACCCCGGCTTCAACCAACCTGGACCTGTAGACATGCTGCTGGGTGTAGAAGTGTGTGCCGCAATTATGAAAGGCGAGATTATCAAGGGTCCCCCAGGCACCCCTAGTGCTCAAAATACCAGCCTTGGGTGGATTCTCTTCGGGCACATCACTACAGAGGAACACAGAGATGAATATACAGTAATGCACCATCAGATTGATCTGGAAATAAACAGTATGCTAAAACAAATGTGGGAATTGAATGATCATGAGCAAAAGATCCTAACCGCAGAAGAGAGAAGATGTGAAGAAATATATGAATCAAATCATTCCAGAACAGAAGATGGCAGGTACATTGTGAAGTTGCCTTTTAAAACAGAGAATAGATTATCAATACAGAATGGATCGAGAGACATAGCTCTGAGAAGTCTAAAGCAACTAGAGAGACGCTTCGAAAAGAATCAAAAGCTAAAGGAAGAATACACAAAGGTGATAGGAGAATATCTTGAGATGGAGCATATGGAAGAAGTACCTATAGAAGAAATCAACCAGCCAGCTGTATACTTACCTCATCATGCAGTTATGAAGGAAGAGAAAGAAACATCAAAATGTAGAGTGGTATTCAACGCCTCATGCAAGGGAACCAACAATACATCCCTGAATGATGAACTGCTAGTTGGTCCACAACTACAAGAAGACATGCGAAGCATTATAATGAGATGGCGCATGCACAAAGTTTGTTTCGCTGCTGACGCAGTTAAAATGTACCGAATGATATTAATAACAGAGGAGGACAAAGATAATCAAAGAATCCTATGGCGTAAAAGTAAGGCAGAACCTGTAAAAGATTATCGATTAAACAGAGTAACATTCGGAACGGCTTCAGTCCCTTACTTAGCCGTTAAAACTCTGCTTCAGCTAGCTAAAGATGAAGGCCACATTAACGAAGAAGCAGCTAAAATAATCAAAGAAGATTGTTTCATGGATGATATAGTATCTGGAAAGGAAACACTAGAAGACGCAATCAAAACAGCTAAAGATATAGAGAAGATATTACAGAAAGGAGGTTTCATATTACAGAAGTGGTGCTCAAATGACGTAGATTTCCTGAAACAATTCGAACCATCAAAGATTAGCACTCATGTCAACATTAAATTTGGCATAGATGGTATCATAAAGACACTAGGTATCATCTGGAACATGGGAGAAGatgtatttcaatatcaaaacaaCTTACCTGCTACAGCTGAATCTTACACGAAGAGAAGTATCCTGGCAGAAATACAGAAGTTGTTCGATCCTCTTGGATGGATTGCCCCGGCGATAACTGCCCTGCCCTATATCCCTGCAAAGATACTCATGCAAAGATTATGGTTACAAAGAACTGGATGGGATGAAGACGTAGACAAAGAAGCAAGAGAAGAGTGGATAGAACTTAGAGAGAAATTTCAAGAGCTGGACCAAGTACAAGTAAAGAGATGGCATGAAACGACTGAAAGCAACAGAGATCATACAACTATACATGGTTTCTGTGATGCTTCCACCAAAGCCTATGCAGCAGTAGCATATCTCAGAGTAGAAGACAAAGAAGGAAATGTAACAACCAACATAATAGCCGCTAAAACTCGAGTAGCACCACTAAAACCAGTAACACTCTCTCGTCTGGAACTATGCGGTGCAGTACTGCTTGCAAAGATGCTGAAACAAATAAGAGAAGCCATGAGGATTTCTGAAAGTAAAGTTCATGCTTGGACAGACTCCACAATCGTACTGTCCTGGTTGTCTGGAGATCCAGCAAGATGGAACACCTTCGTACGTAATCGAGTTGTTACTATCTTAGACGATGTTAATAACAATTGGCATCATGTCCAGACTCACGAGAATCCAGCAGATGTAGCTACGAGAGGCATTGAAATAGCAGATTTAAAGGAACACAAACTATGGTGGAAGGGCCCACAGTGGCTAAGAGAGAAAGAAGTCATCTACAGCAAACCGGCATACCTGGAAACAGACCTGGAAAAAGGAGAAAAGATAAAGATTAATACAACAATAGTAAATGAAGATGAAAACATACAGAAACAATTTGAAAACATGGAAGATTTAACACAACTCCTCATAGTCATCACACACTGCAGAAGATTCATGCGATACAAGAAAGATAACCTGAAAGAAAGACCTATGAATAAATTGtgttacttacctatagaCACTGCcacttaaaacttaattatttaatattttcagtaGCTTTGTTTACCTAactaattctaaattaaataagttgcATGATcaaatacttaagttaaaatgtTCTTATTACCTAACGTTACTTATTGAAAAATGTAGTAGTTACTTAATCAATCTTTAAGATACAGTCCACAGAGTTAAAAttcagtttaaataaaaatgcattgTAATTTGTAAGTAAAGAAGTATGTATTCAGTCAAGTAAAGGATCTATCATATGAATTCTATCTACTTAAGGCCATTAGCATTGTATAATCACTTTTTTAAAAGGGCCTTTAATAAATGCCCTTTGGGGGGCGGTATGTTGAGTTCATTTTCTAGTAGCAAATAAACCATCAATAAGAACGCACGCTGCTCATCATTTCTCCACCTTTAAAATACAGTGACATAGTAAAATCAACCTAATTAACACCCACAAAAACATTACCTAAAGTGTAATTaaatttctattttaattacatgtcataataatattattttcaaactgttaattataatacctttgttattgtttaatttacaattaagaaaacaaatgatttggcatgtaaaacaaatcattataattttggttgttaatttatctgactgttgcTTTTTCTTGGGGGGGCTTGTCGCTCACGTCCACACGGTAGGTACAAACCCAAGTTACCCTACAAGTGTCCCCTGGGTGGTGCTAACGAGTGACAACGCCGAATGTCGGACGGCGGTAAATCgacccgacctcctctcctagcagaggcggcgatctcccgccgtaaaaaaagagaatcaccaacacgcctgccaagcgcggtgattatggcaaacacacctcctaatgatggaaaaaacaaagccccggcccccagtccccggcagccccgctatcccggactccggtagcggtcacggtaacggcggggcagggggtgcgaagaatctccggcagagagtcggctaccagcccaaccgacccttgcacctggcaacatatagcgcacggacactgagggaagacgtgaagatagaggagctggaagaggaaatcagcaagttaaaatgggacattatagggttatccgaagtccgacgagagggagaggatacggaaattctccagtccggaaacttgctgtaccaccgggagggcgaccaactgtcccaagggggtgtcggg
Proteins encoded in this window:
- the LOC125491093 gene encoding uncharacterized protein LOC125491093, yielding MEAEKELLQILEDKISMFQKVLVNFKKCPRARLTKGYITVRLQTIQEYWRDFTNAHLALTRKVPKQNRQNYPYFANDEYYEVEELYLGLQADLTDLLSECSPSATSRQSAGAASTNMEAADASQVKLPRIQLPTFSGSYEEFPAFKDLFTSLVDNNVTLSNVQKLHYLKSSIKGEPESLLKHMQVVECNYEPAWKLLQERYNNMRLITNSVLKRLFNQRKISAPTADNIRSLLDTTNDCLNSLRNLSISTDSWDPVIIFLVIQKLDPESHQEWEQSAFNGNSAELPKWTELSRFLETKYRTLELVNPPQRQKIIQSQNREREYKVHVSTDTNSNNNYKNKEKCCSMCKENHTLCHCREFISKVPRERCEFVKSNQLCFNCLAPGHSAFRCRLRMFCRVCKKRHHTLLHETYQPNNVECHHDTATNENNNINEPVSELSTNIATNTSTALLATALVPVRDESSGRVTMLRALIDNGSQASFISERAAQLLKLKRIPCNGTITGVGTTKTTVKHVAQIEVLSSQDNKFSLKLKVYVMPTRLTSQLPTRVISERTWSHIHGIALADPGFNQPGPVDMLLGVEVCAAIMKGEIIKGPPGTPSAQNTSLGWILFGHITTEEHRDEYTVMHHQIDLEINSMLKQMWELNDHEQKILTAEERRCEEIYESNHSRTEDGRYIVKLPFKTENRLSIQNGSRDIALRSLKQLERRFEKNQKLKEEYTKVIGEYLEMEHMEEVPIEEINQPAVYLPHHAVMKEEKETSKCRVVFNASCKGTNNTSLNDELLVGPQLQEDMRSIIMRWRMHKVCFAADAVKMYRMILITEEDKDNQRILWRKSKAEPVKDYRLNRVTFGTASVPYLAVKTLLQLAKDEGHINEEAAKIIKEDCFMDDIVSGKETLEDAIKTAKDIEKILQKGGFILQKWCSNDVDFLKQFEPSKISTHVNIKFGIDGIIKTLGIIWNMGEDVFQYQNNLPATAESYTKRSILAEIQKLFDPLGWIAPAITALPYIPAKILMQRLWLQRTGWDEDVDKEAREEWIELREKFQELDQVQVKRWHETTESNRDHTTIHGFCDASTKAYAAVAYLRVEDKEGNVTTNIIAAKTRVAPLKPVTLSRLELCGAVLLAKMLKQIREAMRISESKVHAWTDSTIVLSWLSGDPARWNTFVRNRVVTILDDVNNNWHHVQTHENPADVATRGIEIADLKEHKLWWKGPQWLREKEVIYSKPAYLETDLEKGEKIKINTTIVNEDENIQKQFENMEDLTQLLIVITHCRRFMRYKKDNLKERPMNKLCYLPIDTAT